Proteins found in one Takifugu flavidus isolate HTHZ2018 chromosome 7, ASM371156v2, whole genome shotgun sequence genomic segment:
- the eef1db gene encoding eukaryotic translation elongation factor 1 delta b (guanine nucleotide exchange protein) isoform X1, translating into MSQKLSQCSALERSENDPPSNSCQAERPANSDVGRRNKAQSAQRNGETTTSSSPESGSLNGEGKQAGKSRRRRKRSSKPGSRPEAGQADGKTLNEAKPRQAAGQPADSRAELSGLKFECANVWFERSVYERAESLYQRWLASSSSGTTQAAKAPSAPGKNSKGPPSGPASTWVNKASFDHAGCQFVESLAPVPNSLHIPPQPGSSGVARTPDEGYQSLTPTPVQQALVTPTSRQSVNGLPRIPAELLRDVWLEKPLYDRAEAVFYQNLYGNNSAKRSSCAPTSRSNDHPQSLVEEEEEEEEEDQVAVEEKWVVPQGKAEVFHALLPIQEEEEPNEVPEKEEVSRVGVGYFLHPDSEPVWLDKWRFQAAESRFHSVSGTEAAAGQKKKNPRPASSSSTPPRDKTMTSVDFLAQEKVWFDKPRYDEAERCFYERMNGSSQDVGANSILQDIARARENIQKSLAGLKATLCNKGAAHSPPKLHSQLSGSNSADQGELVSRIKSLELENQSLYTVIGDLRAALSKLEGRVEVLEKSPVAAVPASAPAVPYTNGTAVQQKSAPAKKQEEDDDDDFDPFGSDDDEEAEKIKEQRLKEYAEKKAKKPTIIAKSSILLDVKPWDDETDMAKLEECVRSVQTDGLLWGTSKLVPVGYGIKKLQIACVVEDDKVGTDLLEEEITKFEDYVQSVDVAAFNKI; encoded by the exons ATGTCTCAGAAGCTCTCCCAGTGCTCCGCCCTGGAGCGGTCTGAGAATGATCCGCCTTCCAACAGCTGTCAAGCGGAACGTCCTGCAAACTCAGACGTGGGACGTAGGAATAAGGCCCAATCGGCTCAAAGAAACGGAGAGACGACGACGTCATCGTCCCCAGAAAGCGGTAGCTTGAACGGAGAGGGGAAGCAGGCTGGGAAAAGCCGCCGTCGCAGGAAAAGGTCGTCCAAACCGGGGAGTCGACCCGAGGCGGGGCAGGCTGACGGTAAAACTCTGAACGAAGCGAAGCCCCGGCAGGCCGCCGGGCAGCCCGCCGACTCCCGCGCTGAGCTGAGCGGCCTGAAGTTTGAATGTGCCAATGTTTGGTTTGAGCGCAGCGTCTATGAGCGGGCAGAGAGCCTCTACCAGCGCTGGCTGGCCAGCTCCTCCAGTGGGACCACCCAGGCAGCCAAAGCACCGTCGGCGCCAGGAAAGAACTCCAAAGGTCCTCCGTCTGGTCCAGCGTCCACGTGGGTGAACAAGGCGTCCTTTGACCACGCGGGGTGCCAGTTTGTAGAATCCCTGGCGCCCGTTCCGAACTCTTTGCACATTCCGCCCCAGCCCGGCAGCTCCGGTGTGGCCAGAACGCCTGACGAAGGATACCAGTCTCTCACGCCAACTCCCGTTCAACAAGCTCTTGTCACCCCAACCAGTCGCCAGTCGGTTAATGGATTACCTCGCATCCCCGCGGAGCTGCTCAGGGATGTGTGGCTGGAGAAGCCCTTGTATGACCGCGCCGAAGCCGTGTTCTACCAGAATCTGTACGGCAACAATTCCGCCAAACGATCCAGTTGTGCCCCCACCTCCAGGAGCAACGACCACCCTCAAAGCCttgtagaagaagaagaggaggaggaggaggaagatcaaGTAGCCGTGGAGGAAAAATGGGTGGTCCCACAGGGGAAAGCAGAAGTCTTCCACGCTCTGCTCCCCattcaggaagaagaggagccgAATGAGGTtcctgagaaggaggaggtatCGAGGGTGGGAGTTGGTTACTTTCTTCACCCCGACAGTGAGCCGGTGTGGCTGGACAAGTGGCGGTttcaggctgcagagagccgtTTTCACAGTGTCAGTGGGACTGAAGCTGCAGcgggacagaaaaagaaaaatccaagaCCAGCATCTTCCTCCAGTACCCCACCCAGGGACAA AACCATGACATCAGTGGACTTTCTGGCTCAGGAGAAGGTCTGGTTTGACAAACCTCGCTACGATGAGGCGGAAAGGTGCTTCTACGAGCGAATGAACGGCTCTTCACAG GACGTGGGGGCTAACTCCATCCTGCAAGACATTGCTCGGGCCAGAGAGAACATCCAGAAGTCTTTAGCAGGA CTGAAGGCTACCCTGTGTAACAAAGGGGCTGCTCACTCACCCCCGAAGCTCCACTCCCAGCTT AGCGGGAGCAACTCCGCTGACCAGGGAGAACTTGTGTCCCGCATCAAGAGCCTGGAGTTGGAAAACCAAAGCTTATACACAG TGATTGGCGACTTGAGGGCAGCGCTTTCCAAACTAGAAGGTCGCGTGGAGGTTCTGGAGAAGTCTCCTGTCGCTGCTGTCCCAGCTTCCGCTCCAGCAGTTCCTTACACGAAT GGTACAGCTGTACAGCAGAAGAGTGCCCCAGCTAAAAAGCAAGAAGAGGATGACGACGACGATTTTGACCCGTTTGGTAGCGATGACgatgaagaagcagagaagatCAAAGAGCAGAGGTTAAAAGAGTATGCGGAGAAGAAAGCCAAGAAACCCACCATCATCGCCAAGTCTTCCATCTTGCTGGATGTCAAACCT TGGGATGATGAAACTGACATGGCAAAGCTGGAGGAGTGCGTGCGCTCCGTGCAGACTGACGGCCTGCTGTGGGGTACGTCCAAACTGGTTCCAGTGGGATATGGCATCAAAAAGCTTCAGATTGCTTGTGTGGTGGAGGACGACAAGGTGGGGACAGACTTGCTAGAGGAAGAAATCACCAAGTTTGAAGATTAT GTCCAGAGCGTGGATGTAGCAGCCTTCAACAAAATCTAA
- the eef1db gene encoding eukaryotic translation elongation factor 1 delta b (guanine nucleotide exchange protein) isoform X2, whose translation MSQKLSQCSALERSENDPPSNSCQAERPANSDVGRRNKAQSAQRNGETTTSSSPESGSLNGEGKQAGKSRRRRKRSSKPGSRPEAGQADGKTLNEAKPRQAAGQPADSRAELSGLKFECANVWFERSVYERAESLYQRWLASSSSGTTQAAKAPSAPGKNSKGPPSGPASTWVNKASFDHAGCQFVESLAPVPNSLHIPPQPGSSGVARTPDEGYQSLTPTPVQQALVTPTSRQSVNGLPRIPAELLRDVWLEKPLYDRAEAVFYQNLYGNNSAKRSSCAPTSRSNDHPQSLVEEEEEEEEEDQVAVEEKWVVPQGKAEVFHALLPIQEEEEPNEVPEKEEVSRVGVGYFLHPDSEPVWLDKWRFQAAESRFHSVSGTEAAAGQKKKNPRPASSSSTPPRDKTMTSVDFLAQEKVWFDKPRYDEAERCFYERMNGSSQDVGANSILQDIARARENIQKSLAGSGSNSADQGELVSRIKSLELENQSLYTVIGDLRAALSKLEGRVEVLEKSPVAAVPASAPAVPYTNGTAVQQKSAPAKKQEEDDDDDFDPFGSDDDEEAEKIKEQRLKEYAEKKAKKPTIIAKSSILLDVKPWDDETDMAKLEECVRSVQTDGLLWGTSKLVPVGYGIKKLQIACVVEDDKVGTDLLEEEITKFEDYVQSVDVAAFNKI comes from the exons ATGTCTCAGAAGCTCTCCCAGTGCTCCGCCCTGGAGCGGTCTGAGAATGATCCGCCTTCCAACAGCTGTCAAGCGGAACGTCCTGCAAACTCAGACGTGGGACGTAGGAATAAGGCCCAATCGGCTCAAAGAAACGGAGAGACGACGACGTCATCGTCCCCAGAAAGCGGTAGCTTGAACGGAGAGGGGAAGCAGGCTGGGAAAAGCCGCCGTCGCAGGAAAAGGTCGTCCAAACCGGGGAGTCGACCCGAGGCGGGGCAGGCTGACGGTAAAACTCTGAACGAAGCGAAGCCCCGGCAGGCCGCCGGGCAGCCCGCCGACTCCCGCGCTGAGCTGAGCGGCCTGAAGTTTGAATGTGCCAATGTTTGGTTTGAGCGCAGCGTCTATGAGCGGGCAGAGAGCCTCTACCAGCGCTGGCTGGCCAGCTCCTCCAGTGGGACCACCCAGGCAGCCAAAGCACCGTCGGCGCCAGGAAAGAACTCCAAAGGTCCTCCGTCTGGTCCAGCGTCCACGTGGGTGAACAAGGCGTCCTTTGACCACGCGGGGTGCCAGTTTGTAGAATCCCTGGCGCCCGTTCCGAACTCTTTGCACATTCCGCCCCAGCCCGGCAGCTCCGGTGTGGCCAGAACGCCTGACGAAGGATACCAGTCTCTCACGCCAACTCCCGTTCAACAAGCTCTTGTCACCCCAACCAGTCGCCAGTCGGTTAATGGATTACCTCGCATCCCCGCGGAGCTGCTCAGGGATGTGTGGCTGGAGAAGCCCTTGTATGACCGCGCCGAAGCCGTGTTCTACCAGAATCTGTACGGCAACAATTCCGCCAAACGATCCAGTTGTGCCCCCACCTCCAGGAGCAACGACCACCCTCAAAGCCttgtagaagaagaagaggaggaggaggaggaagatcaaGTAGCCGTGGAGGAAAAATGGGTGGTCCCACAGGGGAAAGCAGAAGTCTTCCACGCTCTGCTCCCCattcaggaagaagaggagccgAATGAGGTtcctgagaaggaggaggtatCGAGGGTGGGAGTTGGTTACTTTCTTCACCCCGACAGTGAGCCGGTGTGGCTGGACAAGTGGCGGTttcaggctgcagagagccgtTTTCACAGTGTCAGTGGGACTGAAGCTGCAGcgggacagaaaaagaaaaatccaagaCCAGCATCTTCCTCCAGTACCCCACCCAGGGACAA AACCATGACATCAGTGGACTTTCTGGCTCAGGAGAAGGTCTGGTTTGACAAACCTCGCTACGATGAGGCGGAAAGGTGCTTCTACGAGCGAATGAACGGCTCTTCACAG GACGTGGGGGCTAACTCCATCCTGCAAGACATTGCTCGGGCCAGAGAGAACATCCAGAAGTCTTTAGCAGGA AGCGGGAGCAACTCCGCTGACCAGGGAGAACTTGTGTCCCGCATCAAGAGCCTGGAGTTGGAAAACCAAAGCTTATACACAG TGATTGGCGACTTGAGGGCAGCGCTTTCCAAACTAGAAGGTCGCGTGGAGGTTCTGGAGAAGTCTCCTGTCGCTGCTGTCCCAGCTTCCGCTCCAGCAGTTCCTTACACGAAT GGTACAGCTGTACAGCAGAAGAGTGCCCCAGCTAAAAAGCAAGAAGAGGATGACGACGACGATTTTGACCCGTTTGGTAGCGATGACgatgaagaagcagagaagatCAAAGAGCAGAGGTTAAAAGAGTATGCGGAGAAGAAAGCCAAGAAACCCACCATCATCGCCAAGTCTTCCATCTTGCTGGATGTCAAACCT TGGGATGATGAAACTGACATGGCAAAGCTGGAGGAGTGCGTGCGCTCCGTGCAGACTGACGGCCTGCTGTGGGGTACGTCCAAACTGGTTCCAGTGGGATATGGCATCAAAAAGCTTCAGATTGCTTGTGTGGTGGAGGACGACAAGGTGGGGACAGACTTGCTAGAGGAAGAAATCACCAAGTTTGAAGATTAT GTCCAGAGCGTGGATGTAGCAGCCTTCAACAAAATCTAA
- the eef1db gene encoding eukaryotic translation elongation factor 1 delta b (guanine nucleotide exchange protein) isoform X3: MTSVDFLAQEKVWFDKPRYDEAERCFYERMNGSSQDVGANSILQDIARARENIQKSLAGSGSNSADQGELVSRIKSLELENQSLYTVIGDLRAALSKLEGRVEVLEKSPVAAVPASAPAVPYTNGTAVQQKSAPAKKQEEDDDDDFDPFGSDDDEEAEKIKEQRLKEYAEKKAKKPTIIAKSSILLDVKPWDDETDMAKLEECVRSVQTDGLLWGTSKLVPVGYGIKKLQIACVVEDDKVGTDLLEEEITKFEDYVQSVDVAAFNKI, from the exons ATGACATCAGTGGACTTTCTGGCTCAGGAGAAGGTCTGGTTTGACAAACCTCGCTACGATGAGGCGGAAAGGTGCTTCTACGAGCGAATGAACGGCTCTTCACAG GACGTGGGGGCTAACTCCATCCTGCAAGACATTGCTCGGGCCAGAGAGAACATCCAGAAGTCTTTAGCAGGA AGCGGGAGCAACTCCGCTGACCAGGGAGAACTTGTGTCCCGCATCAAGAGCCTGGAGTTGGAAAACCAAAGCTTATACACAG TGATTGGCGACTTGAGGGCAGCGCTTTCCAAACTAGAAGGTCGCGTGGAGGTTCTGGAGAAGTCTCCTGTCGCTGCTGTCCCAGCTTCCGCTCCAGCAGTTCCTTACACGAAT GGTACAGCTGTACAGCAGAAGAGTGCCCCAGCTAAAAAGCAAGAAGAGGATGACGACGACGATTTTGACCCGTTTGGTAGCGATGACgatgaagaagcagagaagatCAAAGAGCAGAGGTTAAAAGAGTATGCGGAGAAGAAAGCCAAGAAACCCACCATCATCGCCAAGTCTTCCATCTTGCTGGATGTCAAACCT TGGGATGATGAAACTGACATGGCAAAGCTGGAGGAGTGCGTGCGCTCCGTGCAGACTGACGGCCTGCTGTGGGGTACGTCCAAACTGGTTCCAGTGGGATATGGCATCAAAAAGCTTCAGATTGCTTGTGTGGTGGAGGACGACAAGGTGGGGACAGACTTGCTAGAGGAAGAAATCACCAAGTTTGAAGATTAT GTCCAGAGCGTGGATGTAGCAGCCTTCAACAAAATCTAA